The following are encoded together in the Macadamia integrifolia cultivar HAES 741 chromosome 10, SCU_Mint_v3, whole genome shotgun sequence genome:
- the LOC122091524 gene encoding cryptochrome-1-like yields MGSCSKTIMWFRRDLRIEDNPALAAAARDGSVLPVYIWCPGEEKQFFPGRVSRWWLKQSLAHLDQSLRSLGASLVLIKAENTLSALLQCIDAVGATKVVYNHLYDPISLARDHDVKQKLVEHGISVRSFNGDLLYEPWEVHDEKGQAFTTFNEYWDKCLHEPFESALVLPPWRLVPPAGIIESCSIEELGLEDESEKSSNALLGRGWSPGWMSADKSLNEFVDRHLLNYSINRLKAEGTSTSLLSPHLHFGELSVRKVFQCVRMKQILWAKEGNSDGEESVRHFHRAIGLREYSRYFCFNFPFTHKRSLLRSLRYFPWRADQENFKAWRQGRTGYPLVDAGMRELWATGWIHNRIRVIVASFCVKFLLLPWTWGLKYFWDTLLDADLESDILGWQYISGSLPDGHELNRLDSPEVQGCKFDPEGQYVRHWVPELARMPTEWIHHPWDAPITVLRAAGVDLGLNYPKPIIGIDLARERLNAALSMMWGSEAAARNTTSSGTNEVVVDNSDAIENLEIPRVILNERISRSTNSSRDQRVPSIQNLKNGPSERKRSKCWEDEESFRDNFRSVINEADVSRTVEDLCSTAESSAKKRSTGENQSSVSHLYSASLKQESLDEYELPASSRPWHEQVDLEEASSKEGGTGF; encoded by the exons ATGGGTAGCTGTTCTAAGACGATTATGTGGTTCAGAAGGGATCTCAGGATTGAGGACAATCCTGCTTTAGCTGCAGCAGCTAGAGATGGGTCTGTCCTTCCTGTGTACATATGGTGCCCAGGAGAAGAAAAGCAGTTCTTTCCTGGCCGAGTATCAAGATGGTGGCTGAAGCAGTCCCTTGCCCACTTGGATCAGTCCTTGAGATCTCTTGGCGCCTCACTCGTGTTGATTAAAGCTGAAAACACTCTTTCTGCTCTTTTGCAGTGCATCGATGCCGTCGGGGCAACCAAAGTCGTCTATAACCATCTCTACG ATCCAATTTCTCTGGCCCGTGATCACGATGTCAAACAGAAGCTCGTGGAACATGGAATTTCTGTGCGGAGCTTTAATGGAGATTTGTTGTATGAACCATGGGAAGTGCATGATGAGAAGGGCCAAGCTTTTACAACCTTCAACGAATACTGGGATAAATGCTTGCATGAGCCATTTGAATCTGCCTTGGTTCTTCCTCCATGGCGATTGGTACCTCCTGCAG GAATAATTGAAAGCTGTTCAATCGAGGAACTGGGTCTTGAAGATGAATCAGAAAAGTCTAGCAATGCTTTACTAGGAAGAGGGTGGTCTCCTGGTTGGATGAGTGCTGATAAATCCCTCAATGAATTTGTTGATCGACATCTGCTTAACTACTCCATAAATAGGCTGAAAGCAGAAGGGACCTCAACATCACTCTTGTCCCCACATCTTCATTTTGGTGAATTAAGTGTGAGAAAGGTCTTCCAGTGTGTAAGGATGAAGCAGATTCTCTGGGCAAAAGAGGGCAACTCTGATGGGGAGGAGAGTGTTAGACATTTTCACAGGGCTATTGGTCTCAGAGAATATTCACGTTATTTTTGCTTCAACTTCCCGTTCACTCACAAGAGATCATTGCTTAGAAGTTTGAGATATTTTCCTTGGCGTGCTGATCAGGAAAATTTTAAGGCTTGGAGACAGGGTCGGACTGGTTATCCATTGGTGGATGCAGGAATGAGAGAGCTTTGGGCAACGGGGTGGATACACAACAGGATTAGAGTTATTGTTGCAAGCTTCTGTGTGAAGTTCTTGCTGCTTCCATGGACATGGGGATTGAAGTACTTCTGGGACACCTTGTTGGATGCTGACTTGGAAAGCGACATCCTTGGTTGGCAATATATCTCAGGCAGCTTACCAGATGGTCATGAGCTCAACCGTCTGGACAGCCCAGAG GTTCAGGGCTGCAAGTTTGATCCAGAGGGTCAATATGTGAGGCACTGGGTTCCTGAGCTAGCAAGAATGCCCACTGAGTGGATTCATCATCCTTGGGATGCTCCAATAACAGTGCTTAGAGCTGCGGGAGTGGATTTGGGTTTAAACTATCCAAAGCCTATTATTGGAATAGATTTGGCGAGAGAGCGCTTAAATGCTGCTCTATCTATGATGTGGGGATCAGAAGCAGCTGCAAGGAACACAACATCAAGTGGAACAAATGAAGTTGTTGTTGACAACTCTGATGCTATTGAAAACTTAGAAATTCCAAGGGTTATCTTAAACGAAAGAATTTCCCGCAGTACTAATTCTTCTCGTGATCAAAGGGTTCCCTCAATTCAAAATCTAAAGAATGGTCCATCTGAGCGGAAGAGATCTAAATGCTGGGAAGATGAGGAATCTTTCCGTGATAACTTTCGAAGTGTCATCAATGAAGCTGATGTGTCTAGGACAGTTGAAGACTTATGCTCTACTGCTGAATCATCTGCTAAGAAACGAAGCACCGGTGAAAATCAGTCCTCTGTTTCTCATTTGTATTCTGCATCTTTGAAACAGGAATCTTTGGATGAGTATGAACTTCCTGCCTCTTCACGACCATGGCATGAACAAGTTGACTTGGAAGAAGCTTCAAGCAAAGAag GAGGaactggattttga
- the LOC122090744 gene encoding phosphoenolpyruvate carboxylase kinase 1-like, whose amino-acid sequence MSEGLKRDYEVCDEIGRGRFGTVFRCFSPESGEFYACKSIDKRVLTDSVDRECIEKEAKIMQLLGGNPNVVQVIDVYEDEDYLDIVMELCDSSDLYDRVTKRTFSDVEAAAVMSPLMEAIAHCHRRGVAHRDIKPDNILFDCRNRLKLADFGSADLFHDGRSMRGIVGTPYYVAPEVLSGRDYNEKLDVWSAGVILYIMLAGIPPFYGDSAAEIFEAVLRGNLRFPTRIFYSVSLAAKDLLRKMLCKDVSKRFTAEQVLSHPWITSGGEASSMTDMA is encoded by the exons ATGAGCGAAGGGTTAAAGAGGGACTACGAGGTTTGTGACGAGATCGGCCGGGGAAGATTCGGTACCGTCTTCCGGTGCTTTTCTCCTGAATCCGGTGAGTTTTACGCCTGTAAATCGATCGATAAGCGTGTCCTCACCGACTCCGTCGATCGAGAATGTATAGAGAAGGAAGCCAAGATCATGCAACTCCTCGGCGGCAACCCTAATGTCGTTCAGGTAATCGATGTTTACGAGGATGAAGACTATCTCGATATCGTCATGGAGCTTTGTGATTCTTCCGATCTTTACGATCGTGTCACTAAGCGGACTTTCTCTGATGTCGAAGCTGCTGCTGTTATGTCTCCGTTGATGGAGGCGATCGCTCATTGTCACCGGAGAGGCGTTGCGCATCGCGACATTAAGCCTGATAATATACTATTTGATTGTCGGAACAGGCTGAAGTTGGCTGATTTTGGTTCTGCTGATTTGTTTCACGACGGTAGATCGATGAGGGGGATTGTTGGGACGCCTTACTATGTTGCTCCTGAGGTGCTTTCTGGGAGAGATTACAACGAGAAGTTGGATGTTTGGAGTGCAGGTGTTATTTTGTACATAATGTTGGCTGGAATCCCTCCTTTTTACGGGGATTCTGCGGCTGAGATCTTTGAGGCGGTGCTTCGTGGGAATCTCCGGTTTCCTACTCGGATCTTTTACTCTGTGTCGCTTGCGGCAAAGGATCTTCTGCGAAAGATGCTTTGCAAGGACGTTTCGAAGAGATTTACAGCCGAGCAAGTACTCA GTCATCCGTGGATTACAAGCGGAGGAGAAGCTAGTTCGATGACTGATATGGCTTGA